From the genome of Vibrio navarrensis, one region includes:
- a CDS encoding ketoacyl-ACP synthase III family protein produces the protein MRDTPSFPDIISIGCYLAPRKSVARALISGEYDSESHLKTNYREICCETELFPSEMALKAMNIHRHEKEDISTLIYCHLHHQGGTFLWSPASYLSSYFSVENGVCCFNLNQGCNGLMIALEQVCQQNFSHHHYLLVASDRFDGTNFNRWKSDYGIIYGDAAVSILVGPPGEGAYAIEGMKTVWKHKLEALHRFTDIRSDDPHEFYDIKKSKKSYLNLHGNENLRLSTLKSIELAIHQVMVSASVSLHDIQHVFLPNLGSGLIESSYLPALGELVNKTHFDFGQNSGHLGCSDIFAHLYTLDNENRIKSGELILAISAGAGFSWTACLLRKR, from the coding sequence ATGAGAGATACGCCAAGTTTTCCTGACATTATCAGCATAGGATGCTACCTAGCCCCCAGAAAGAGTGTAGCTCGTGCACTGATATCAGGAGAATATGATAGTGAAAGCCATCTAAAGACGAATTATCGTGAGATCTGCTGTGAAACTGAGTTATTTCCATCCGAAATGGCACTAAAGGCAATGAATATTCACAGGCACGAGAAAGAGGATATTTCAACTCTGATCTACTGTCATCTTCATCATCAAGGAGGAACATTTCTTTGGTCACCAGCAAGTTATTTATCGAGCTATTTTTCTGTTGAAAATGGCGTATGCTGTTTCAATTTAAATCAAGGTTGTAATGGTCTTATGATTGCACTTGAACAGGTTTGCCAACAGAATTTTTCTCATCATCATTATTTGCTGGTCGCATCAGATCGCTTTGATGGAACTAATTTCAATCGATGGAAATCAGACTACGGAATTATTTATGGTGACGCTGCAGTCAGTATTCTTGTTGGCCCTCCTGGTGAAGGCGCTTATGCGATTGAGGGAATGAAAACTGTATGGAAACATAAATTGGAGGCACTACATCGATTTACTGATATTCGCTCAGATGATCCACATGAATTTTATGACATTAAGAAAAGTAAGAAATCTTATTTAAATTTACATGGAAATGAGAATTTGAGGTTATCTACCTTAAAAAGTATCGAATTAGCAATCCATCAAGTAATGGTCAGTGCTTCTGTTTCTCTTCATGATATTCAACATGTTTTTCTACCAAACCTCGGTTCGGGATTGATCGAGAGCAGCTATCTTCCCGCTTTAGGTGAATTAGTAAATAAAACCCATTTTGATTTTGGTCAGAATAGTGGGCACTTAGGTTGCTCCGATATTTTTGCCCATCTCTATACTTTAGACAATGAGAACAGAATCAAAAGTGGTGAGTTGATTTTAGCGATTAGTGCTGGTGCTGGATTTTCATGGACAGCATGCCTATTAAGGAAAAGATAA
- a CDS encoding AfsA-related hotdog domain-containing protein, with protein sequence MSVILVVGNKFSEFSNRNETVMTVDEFKQALFSRAVSGDLRVIIGQGVELNDLMTMQHLSLSYQKLGFSVSIEEAGKVHDQVDHSHQCSVHKHNRQNVLISKPARVTDTLYTAWLSIQDENELLQDHMTGQHIQGMVLTESARQMMLSVTENFYLAEEERGNRYFVLNRVNSEYINFTFPLDVRIDFVIHSLNKNKRGVIKAKSKAILYQGATHLAEIDIDYSVYDKAFISDRESELASDVVASFFAKLDAVSKAA encoded by the coding sequence ATGTCAGTAATTTTGGTTGTTGGTAACAAGTTTTCAGAGTTTTCTAATAGAAATGAAACTGTTATGACTGTCGATGAGTTTAAGCAAGCACTTTTCTCTCGTGCAGTTTCTGGAGATTTAAGGGTAATCATTGGTCAAGGTGTTGAACTCAATGATCTGATGACGATGCAGCATCTCAGCCTGAGTTATCAAAAGTTGGGCTTCTCCGTCAGCATAGAAGAAGCCGGAAAAGTGCATGATCAAGTCGATCACTCACATCAATGTTCTGTGCACAAACATAATCGACAGAATGTTTTGATATCAAAGCCAGCACGAGTAACTGACACCCTCTACACGGCATGGCTAAGCATACAGGATGAAAACGAGCTATTGCAGGATCATATGACCGGGCAGCACATTCAGGGCATGGTATTGACGGAATCAGCAAGGCAAATGATGCTTTCTGTCACTGAAAACTTCTACTTGGCAGAAGAGGAACGAGGAAATCGTTACTTTGTTCTTAATCGGGTAAATAGTGAATATATAAACTTCACCTTCCCTCTCGATGTAAGAATTGATTTTGTTATTCACTCACTGAACAAGAACAAACGTGGCGTAATCAAAGCCAAGAGCAAAGCCATTCTTTATCAAGGTGCTACACACTTAGCAGAGATCGACATTGATTACAGCGTTTATGATAAGGCGTTTATTTCCGATAGAGAAAGTGAGCTTGCAAGCGATGTTGTAGCAAGTTTCTTCGCGAAACTAGACGCTGTGTCAAAAGCTGCATGA
- a CDS encoding FAD-dependent oxidoreductase, producing the protein MNDNIIIVGAGPTGLTLGCLLQSQGINCVILEKEQQQNQLTKAVMVHAASLDVFSLLEIDQAVLQKGLKQNSIRFNIQGKEEYVMDFTQLSPNKFPFFINIKQPDLVDILERKFTSLGGRVYYHHDVYQIGENGTVLAKNGDEDVEFIGSYIVGCDGAKSTVRKLAQIEYKGITYPYSYVLVEGVPRQSFPLDESQMHISENGAISVIPMGDNVFRVAGPGPRQDVGDLINIEDFKKIMASIGMGEFADFKKITSLRSYKVNERMAETLVKDRVVLCGDAGHIHSPTGGQAMNLGIADAFCLYWRFAQTDISQRQALLREYTEERLTLAKYTVERTKLNPLIQKMNSGKVSKQELKKIMLSFSQTAHAIQVNSEKSLQTKSLKTGARIPNLRWHDTTTWRELSGKTYTEIIPTGHGIGNILADYFEQSVPCKIRFRQDFIISSVEML; encoded by the coding sequence TTGAACGATAACATTATCATTGTTGGTGCAGGACCAACAGGGTTAACACTTGGATGCTTGCTGCAAAGTCAGGGTATTAATTGTGTGATCTTAGAGAAAGAGCAACAACAGAATCAGTTGACTAAGGCAGTCATGGTGCACGCCGCCTCACTCGATGTTTTTTCTCTACTCGAAATTGATCAAGCCGTGCTCCAAAAAGGGTTAAAGCAGAATTCTATACGATTTAATATTCAGGGAAAGGAAGAGTATGTAATGGACTTTACCCAACTATCTCCCAATAAGTTCCCTTTCTTCATCAATATAAAACAGCCGGATCTGGTCGACATATTGGAGCGCAAGTTCACCTCTCTGGGGGGACGAGTCTACTACCATCACGACGTGTATCAAATTGGAGAAAATGGCACGGTTCTGGCAAAAAACGGTGATGAAGATGTTGAGTTTATCGGCAGTTACATTGTTGGATGCGACGGTGCCAAGAGTACCGTAAGGAAACTTGCACAGATCGAATACAAAGGCATCACCTACCCTTACAGCTATGTTTTGGTTGAAGGCGTCCCCCGCCAAAGCTTCCCTTTGGATGAATCACAGATGCACATCTCGGAAAACGGTGCCATTTCAGTGATACCTATGGGGGACAACGTATTTCGAGTTGCAGGTCCCGGACCAAGGCAAGATGTCGGTGACTTGATCAATATCGAAGATTTCAAAAAGATAATGGCTTCGATTGGCATGGGAGAGTTTGCTGATTTCAAAAAAATCACGTCGCTCCGCAGCTATAAGGTCAACGAAAGAATGGCAGAAACTCTTGTAAAAGATAGGGTGGTATTGTGCGGTGATGCTGGTCATATCCACTCCCCGACGGGAGGCCAAGCAATGAATTTAGGGATCGCAGATGCGTTTTGCCTATATTGGCGCTTCGCTCAGACTGACATTAGTCAGCGCCAAGCACTACTGCGTGAATACACAGAAGAGCGGTTGACTCTCGCCAAATATACGGTCGAGAGAACGAAACTTAATCCATTAATTCAAAAAATGAATAGTGGGAAAGTATCCAAGCAAGAGCTGAAAAAAATCATGCTCTCTTTTAGTCAAACGGCTCATGCAATACAGGTAAATTCTGAAAAAAGCTTGCAGACTAAATCGCTCAAAACCGGTGCGAGAATTCCAAACCTGCGGTGGCATGACACAACAACTTGGCGTGAACTATCGGGGAAAACATATACGGAAATAATCCCAACTGGCCACGGTATCGGAAACATACTGGCAGATTATTTCGAGCAATCTGTCCCCTGCAAGATACGTTTCCGACAAGATTTCATCATAAGTAGCGTGGAAATGTTATGA